The proteins below are encoded in one region of Cucurbita pepo subsp. pepo cultivar mu-cu-16 chromosome LG10, ASM280686v2, whole genome shotgun sequence:
- the LOC111803029 gene encoding guanylate kinase 2-like, with protein MGEAPAFFVHDLKEGFRNGFGLKSKGCETATVIGDKTYLVDGGCDDSLLSFQVRVFDHSKGLKINPVVLGTVPNPCKGHSAIALNEDRILFIKGGSALDDSFWFLEVDTPYVQEQRKSLGCEVVAWSKGVRGTIEKPIVVSGPSGVGKGTLISMLMKEFPSLFGFSVSHTTRAPRNMEKDGLHYHFTERSVMEKDIKEGKFLEFASVHGNLYGTSVEAVEVVADAGKRCILDIDVQGARSVRASSLDAIFIFISPPSMAELEKRLRARGTETEEQILKRLRNAEAEIKQGESSGIFDHFLFNDNLEECYESLKKLLGLDVSVHSCIKSDLDLPPIVHSVSRIDNKIIITYRTSDLENESRKMIVLDLSSLKGGAPGRSRGLEAYAIDSVSNGSNMMNQPS; from the exons ATG GGAGAAGCCCCAGCTTTCTTTGTTCATGATTTGAAGGAAGGATTTCGTAATGGGTTCGGTTTAAAATCGAAAGGTTGTGAAACAGCCACTGTCATCGGCGATAAAACA TATCTGGTTGATGGAGGCTGTGACGACTCGTTGTTGTCGTTTCAAGTTCGAGTATTTGATCATTCCAAAGGATTGAA GATCAATCCAGTTGTTTTGGGAACGGTACCAAACCCGTGTAAAGGGCATTCGGCAATCGCTTTGAATGAAGATCGCATATTGTTTATTAAGGGCGGATCCGCCTTAGATGACTCTTTTTGGTTTCTTGAG GTGGATACCCCATATgttcaagaacaaagaaagtcATTGGGTTGTGAAGTTGTTGCTTGGAGTAAAGGTGTGAGGGGAACTATCGAGAAGCCGATCGTTGTTAGCGGTCCGTCTGGTGTCGGAAAGGGTACTCTTATATCCATGCTAATGAAAGAGTTTCCATCTTTATTTGGATTCTCCGTTAGCCACACGACCCGTGCTCCGAGGAACATGGAGAAAGATGGCCTCCATTACCATTTTACGGAGCGTAGTGTTATGGAGAAGGACATAAAAGAAGGGAAATTCCTCGAGTTTGCTTCCGTTCATGGAAACCTCTATGGAACTAGTGTCGAGGCAGTCGAAGTAGTAGCAGATGCAGGAAAA AGATGCATTCTTGACATCGACGTTCAAGGTGCAAGGTCCGTGAGGGCTAGTTCCTTGGATGCAATATTCATCTTCATCTCTCCACCGTCAATGGCTGAACTCGAGAAGCGCCTTCGTGCTAG AGGAACCGAAACCGAAGAACAAATCCTAAAACGACTGCGAAATGCCGAGGCCGAGATCAAGCAAGGCGAATCGTCTGGTATATTTGATCATTTCTTGTTCAATGATAACCTTGAAGAGTGCTATGAGAGTTTGAAG AAACTTTTGGGGCTTGATGTGAGTGTTCATAGTTGCATTAAATCAGATTTGGACCTTCCTCCAATTGTTCATTCGGTATCGAGGATCgataacaaaattataataaccTACCGAACTTCAGACCTCGAGAATGAATCTCGGAAGAT GATTGTGTTGGATCTGTCGTCGCTCAAAGGTGGAGCGCCTGGCCGGTCAAGAGGGTTGGAGGCTTATGCTATCGACTCAGTTTCGAATGGCTCGAATATGATGAATCAGCCTAGCTAA